One part of the Alistipes onderdonkii genome encodes these proteins:
- a CDS encoding deoxycytidylate deaminase gives MGYNEEKQRQLDMRYLRMARIWAENSYCVRRKVGALIVKDKMIISDGYNGTPSGFENVCEDETGKTKPYVLHAEANAITKVAKSANNCDGSTLYITAAPCIECSKLIIQAGIKRVVYCEEYRSEEGLDLLRKVGIECVQREIDER, from the coding sequence ATGGGTTACAACGAGGAAAAACAACGCCAGCTGGACATGCGTTACCTGCGCATGGCCCGCATCTGGGCTGAAAATTCGTACTGCGTACGACGCAAGGTCGGGGCGCTGATCGTCAAGGACAAGATGATCATTTCCGACGGTTACAACGGCACGCCCTCGGGCTTCGAGAATGTCTGCGAGGACGAGACCGGCAAGACCAAGCCCTATGTACTCCATGCCGAAGCGAACGCCATCACGAAGGTCGCCAAAAGCGCCAATAACTGCGACGGCTCGACGCTCTACATCACCGCGGCGCCCTGCATCGAATGTTCGAAACTCATCATCCAGGCCGGTATCAAGCGGGTGGTTTACTGCGAGGAATACCGCTCTGAAGAGGGGCTCGACCTGCTGCGCAAGGTCGGCATCGAATGTGTACAGCGCGAAATCGACGAACGCTGA